The genomic interval TCTTTGATGAAGCCTACAATCTTCGCTATGTGGATATAACGGCCATTAAAGGATTCATCAATAACGATAAATATATTATCAACGTGACGGTTGACCGTAGTGACCCCGACAATCCGTTCTATGGCATGAGCGACTACACCATGATTTATCTGCCTACTGGAAACACGGCAAATACTGGTGAGTTCAACGTCGTCATCGGTAGCACAGCAGACCGACTGTCGTTGACAGAGAATTGGAATTTCAATCCTCGTGTAACACCTCTTACGGTATCACATGGTGTAAACTTCAACCGAAGCCTCGAGGCTAATCTCGTTGAGAAAGTAACAGATACCGACGAGGATATTGTGATTGATAGTCTAACTGTGAAAAAGCAAGAAGGTACATTCGAATATGTCGCTACGGGATATACCAGCTATCTGCCTTACACGCTGACACTCACCAACGAAAACGCCAAGGTGTACTATCCCACCAGTAGCGAGGTCGTTACAGGCGTCACCACTATCACCTTCACCGAGGTTGTGAACAAGGAAATGGCAGCCTTTACACCTTATTATATTGTTGTTAGCGGCGAGAACGATGTGGATCTTAGCACAGATGAGAATATTACGATCGTCAGCGACACCAACGGCTCATGGACGGTGGGAGGCTATGAACTGAAGGGCACTACGACAACCATCCCCAATAGCACACTCTACGACGCAGATAAACCCACCTACATCTTGCAAAGCGACGGCAAGTGGCACAAGGTGCCTGAGAACCAGCCCAAGGCATACATTGGTCCCTTCCGTGCTTACTTCCAAGCTACTACAAATAGTGGCGCCCGCGCTCTTAACATGGTCATAGACGACGGTGAGGTGACTGACATCCAGCAGATTCGCACCATCGATGCCGACGGCACGGAGCACTACTACGACATGAACGGCAGACTGCTCAGCGGAAAACCCCAGAAGGGCACGTATATCCACAACGGTAAAAAGTACATTAACAAATAGGAGGACACAGCAATGAAGAAAAAATATGAAAAACCCGCCACGAGCGTGGTAATACTAAAGTATAAGTCCTATTTACTAACAGGCAGCCCTGTGGAAAGTCAGTTTGTTGACGATGAAGATTACAAAGATTGGGATTATGACGGCGGTCAATAAAAATTCCCATCACACTTCGAAATATAAGCGTGCTGTGTCACTATTATAAGAGAGACAAAGGGCACAAATAAAAGGGCAGTGAATCACTGCCCTTTTATTTGTGTTCAGCACCATCAGAGGTTGACCACCATCTGGTTGCCCTTATAGTTAACCACAGGAACATTCTGGGTGACGCAGGGACAGTGATGTCTCGACTAACGTAGGATGGGAGAGGGGAGATAACTTATGCTAATATGTCAAGGGAGTCCCCTGACATACTATAATCCAAGCGAGCCACTGATATCAGTAGCTCGTTTTGCGTTCTTGTTCTGGCAGTTCTATAATATAGTTTTGACATCCATGTATTCTTGTTCTTAATATCTTGAAAACCAAAATCGTCGACTTTGGTCACCAAACTCGTCGACTTTGGTCACCAAACTCGACGAGTTTGTAAAATAGTATAGTTAGGACTATATCGCAGTTTGGACTGTCATACATTACAATTCTGTCTAAACAATGCGGCGGATTAGTTCCGAACAGTTCTTTCGGTATGAAAACGATTATCGAACATAGAAGGGACAGTACATTGACACGCGATAGGTAAGCGAGTCAGGGTGCTGTCCTAGAAGACAGCAGGGACAGACCGTCTCGCCCAACGTAGGATTGGAGAGGGGAGATGTCCCCTGGCATAAGGTATCGCAAGAGTGAGCCCCTCTTATTTGCTCTTTAGCTTTAGACTGGCGGTGGGCAATGGGCTCTTGATGGTTACGTTGACGGAGCCTCCCTTTTGTGTGCTGCGAACAACGAGTAGGGCACGACCCTTCCATGTCTTTACACGAGGCGAGGTGTAGGGCTCTGTATCCTTGAGGTCGGCAGAGGCAAAGGCTAACAGCTTACCAGCTCCTTTGACAGTAGCTTCGCAGGGGATGGCGGCTTCAGGTACTGGTGTGCCTTGTTTGTCAAGAACCTCGACGGTGACAAAGGTAAGTGACTGTCCATCGGCTGTCATCACGGTACGGTCTGGGGTTAGACGCAGACGAGCTGGGGCGCCAGCGGTCTGAAGAGTGGCCTCACCCCCAGCCCCTCTCCCAAAGAGAGGGGAGCTATCAGATGCTACAGCGCGTAGAGTGCCTGGTTCGTAGTTTACAGTGAAGACGGCCTTGAACTCTGTAGAGCGGTTGACCTTCTTCGTGCCAATGAGCTGGTCGTTGAGATAGAGCTTTACCTCTGGTGCTTTGGTATTTACCTCCACTTCTATGGGTTTACCTTCCCAACCAGGCCATGTCCACGATTCCCATGTGGGCCATACGCTCCACATAGTGGTGTGAATCTCACCGTGGTAACCGTTTGGCTCCTTGACGGCCATATATAGTTGAGAGTGTAGAGTGTAGAGTGTAGAGTTTGCTTCCGCTGTTCCTCTCGCGAAAGAATTGGAAGCGGTAGCAAACTCTACACTCTCAGTTCTACACTCTACACTATTCCACAGCATCTCGCGATAATGGCTGATGGGTTTGCGCCAGCCGGTGATATCTACATCGCCACAGGGAGCACCGTGCCATTCAGGCTGTCCACCCTTAATCCACGACTCGCCCTCGCGCTCACCTTTGTAATAGTTACGACCTATGCCGCTCTCGCCCAGATAGTCGAGACCTGTCCAAACTATGTCACCCACAACGTAGGGGAAGTCGTTAGCTACAGACCAGTTGCGGAAGGCATCGCGCGGATAGCTCTCCGTCTGCCAGATGACGCGCTTGGGGTCGCGCTCGTGGTCGGTGGCGTGCTTGAAGATCATGTAGTTATAGCCAGCCACGTCGAGCACCTCAGCATGTGGATCGTAGATTTCCCAGTCACGGTCCCAGGCACAGAGGGCCTCAGTAACGGGGCGTGTAGTGTCGAGTTCGTGGATGGCCTTCTTCATCTGTCGGGCGGTATAGACCACGCGGATGTCCTTACGCTCGATGACCTCGTTGCCAATGCTCCACGAAATGACGCTGGGATGGTTGCGATCGCGCAGCACCATGGCATGGATGTCCTCGCGATAGCAGGAGTCGATGACTGTGGAGTAGTCGTAGGGATTCTTCTGTGTGCGCCAGCCATCGAAGGCCTCGTCGATGACGAGCATACCTAAAGAGTCGCAGGCGTCGAGGAAGGCGCGCGTAGTGGGATTATGTGAGGTGCGGATGAGGTTGAAGCCTGCCTCCTTCATCTGGCGCACCTTGCGGATCTCTGCATCGTCGAAGGCCATAGCACCCAGCACACCGTCGTCATGGTGAACGCAGGCACCATTGATGAGCACCTTCTTACCGTTGAGAACGAAGCCATTCTCGGCATCGAACGAGAACGTACGGATGCCGAATTTGACAGACTCACCCCCAGCCCCTCTCTGAGCAGAGAGGGGAGTAGATAGACTTACTTTAGCTGTATAAAGGTATGGCGACTCTGGCGACCAGAGCTTGGGATTGTTGATGGTGTAGGTAAAGGTGACAGCCTTGCTCTCGCCGGCTTTCAGCGATACTTCTTGCTGCTGACCTTCCACCTCAACGATGCCCTGCCGGTCATTGTTGCCTTCGTTCTGCAGAGTTACCTCAACCTGCACCTTTGCCTTGCCTGCTGACACCTCCGGCGTTGTGACGAACACGCCATTCTCGGCAATGTGCAGGGTGGGCATGGTCTCCAACCATACGTGGCGATAGATACCAGAACCTGAATACCAGCGACAGTTTGGCTGCTCAGAGTTATCGACTTTTACGACAACCTCATTTTCTCGTTTGTCCTTATAAATATAAGGCGTTACATCAACTGTGAATGGTGTGTATCCATAGTGATGCTGTCCAGCATGCTGTCCGTTTACATAGACCTCAGCCTTCTGATAGACGCCATCGAAGTGAAGCTTGACAAGTTTATCTATAATATCTTCACTCTCCAATCTAAACTGTTTCCGGTACTCGCCCTTGCCAGCCTCGAACCATCCGCCACCAGTGCCTGTAGCACCCTTACCCGAATTAGGACCTTCGAAGATGTCCCAGTCGTGAGGCAAGTCCACGGTCTGCGTCGTTACATTCTTGGACGAGCCAAGCGGCGAAGCCGAGCGATGTGTGAACTGCCAGCCGAAATCAAAGAGCTGGCGTGTTTGTGCTGATGCTGAAATCATTGCGATGAGCAGCATGGTTGTCATAAAAATCTTCTTCATGTCCTTGTAACTTATCTATTGCTTATCACAAAACATATTAAATCTGGGTGTAAAGATATGAAAAATAAACGAATATTAGCTATCTTTGAGCCCAATTATTAACAAAAGTTGACGCTACTCGGCATAATAGATGGAGCATGGGGTAGAGGAGATATATGTCAAGCCTGCCAAAGCCATGGGCCTGAAGGTGTGGAGTGGCACTCTGCTGCCCACAAGCTCATACGCCGCATGCCTCGCTATGACCACGAGGAGAATTTTTGAGATAACTATTTACGCTTAAGCGTCCTGATTTTTCCGTTGAAGTTGATGGTCAGCTTGTCTTTGTCGCTGTCATAGTTGAAGGGAACTACATAGTCCTGACCGCCACGGCCTGTTTCTTCACCTACTTCGAACTGTAGTTTGCTGGCATCTATGCATTTCATGAAGTGATCAAAATGGCAGTTGAAGGCCTGCTGTCCTTTCGTGTTCTTTACCAATGCTATTTCATAAGTACCAGTAACGCCGGCACCAACTAGTTCTTCGCTTAGATAATAAGTATAGACACGTGTAATAGAATTCTGGGTTATCTGCCACTGCTCCTTTACATTGACACCATCGTCATAGTCATACTCCCAAGTGCCCAGTACCTTATTGATATATACGTCATGCTTGGTTATAGTGATGGCCTCTGTATCGTTAGTAAAGGTTATCGAGTTATCAGTAGTGGTCACTCTGTACTGTACAGTATATGGCTGTACGTTGCCATGACTGGTCCACTTCTCCTCGTTCCAGTTCCAGAACTCAAACTTCTTGTAGTTGAGCGTCAGCTGATTGTTCTCAAAAGTATAAGTGCCTGTTGTGCGAGTGAACTGTTCAGCGGGATTTTCTTTTTCATAAATGGTAACGGAAGAGGTAGAGGACTCAAAGGTCATATCGCTCTTGAACTCGTAGCTGTTGGTGACAACAGCGTAGTACTTGCCTTGTGTCTGATTTTCGCCACCAGGAATAACTGTGCTTTTCGACCATTTGCCGAGTAAAATGTTTGTTGGAGGCGTTGGTGTAGGCGTAGGATTGTTGGAATTGTCATCGTCATCATCACCACACGCCACAAAGGCCAAAGAGCCGAATACTAAGCCTATCAGAAGGCTCCAGAATTTTAGGTTTTTCATTGATTTCATAATAATAGTTTTATTGTTAATATTGTTCATGCATTTGCAAATGAAATATTTCGCAAAGTTAGTAGTTCTTATCGAAGTGTCGTTTACATATTCATAAAAAAAGCATTCAGATTCACAACTATCGCCAATTTTTCAAAAAAATAATAACGCATGAGGAGATTTTTTGATGCAAAAAATGAGTGTGCAAAATATGAAAAAATTTGACAAAAGTGTGCGCAGGAAATGGCATTAGCAGGTTTGTGTATATGTTTATTTTGATTCTCGTTGAATGATTATTCTTTTTGAATTTCATGGTAAAAGTAAGATTTTTTTTGGGAATATTCAAAAATAATTCGTACTTTTGCGCCAACAAAAGAGCATACTTATGAAAAACTTTATTGTCAGAACTATTACTGCCGTATTCTTTGTTGCGGCTATCGTGACATGTTTCCTTGATCCGAAGGCAATGGTGCTGTTGTTCGCCCTTGTCACGGGAATGACCATCTGGGAGTTTTCGGGACTCGTCAATGAAACCCGCAAGGCAGTGACCATTAACCGTTTCATCACCACCGTGGCAGGCGTGTTCCTCTTCTTCGCCATGGCAGGCTATAACAGTGGACTGGCACCTTCGTCAGTTTTCATCCCTTATCTTGTAAGCATTATCTACCTCATGGTGGCAGAGCTTTATCTCAAGGCTGAAGACCCTATACATGACTGGGCTTATACCATGATGTCGCAGCTTTACATAGCGTTGCCATTCTCATTGCTCAACGTATTGGCGTTTCGCAGCGACGGCACAGGCATCTGCTATACCTATCTCACACCGCTTTGTGTGTTTGTTTTCCTGTGGATCAACGATGCCGGCGCGTATATCTGCGGCTCGCTGCTTGGTCGTCACAAGCTGTTTCCACGCATCTCTCCAGGAAAGAGCTGGGAGGGCAGCATAGGCGGAGCCATCTTGGTCATGGCGGCGGCAGTGCTCCTGTGGCACATCACTGAGCAACATGGTGTCAACGAGCTGGGCCTTTCGGCAGTGGAGTGGGCTGGCCTGGGCCTCGTCATCGTTGTCTTCGGCACATGGGGCGACCTTATTGAGAGCCTCTTTAAGCGTACTATAGGTATTAAGGATTCTGGTAATATTCTCCCTGGTCACGGTGGAATGCTCGACCGATTCGACTCTACGTTGATGGCTGTTCCTGCTGCAGTGGTCTATCTATACACTCTTCAGCTGTTCTGAATCGTTCTGTTGGCTTTGTTCTTGACGCTGTCAAGATAGTCTTTTGGCCCCATGCCTGTAAGTGACTTGAAATTACGGTAGAACGATGTGCTACTGCTGAATCCCGACTTCATGGCGACCTCGGCAAGAGTCATTTCAGGATTGCGCTCAATGAGGTTCTTGGCATAGTCTATGCGCATGCCGTTTACATATTCAGTGAACGATATGCCCTTGCCGCGATTAATAGCCCGGTAGATATAGTTGCGATTAGTGTTCAGCTGCTTCACAAGGTCAACAATCTTCAGGTTCGGACTCAGGTAGAGCCGTTCCTGTACCATCAGCTGTTCTATTCTCGTCCTTAGCTCTGAGATGTTTGTTGACTCGTCAACAACTTCATCGGCCATCTGCTCGTCACTCTCTATGTCTCGCATTGAGAAACGCTGTCGGTAGCCAGCATAGCCCAGTGTGAACAGAAGCATTGAGAACAGCATTGACGGAATGCTTATGAGCCAGCTCGTCTCGTTGAAGTATGCTCGTCCAATGATGTTTGCTACAAATGACAGCAGCGATATGGCTACGAACATTATTAGCATGTGGTGAAGCATGCCGAGCGACTTATCTTCAAGGTCGGCATAGGTTGCGCGT from Prevotella sp. E13-27 carries:
- a CDS encoding glycoside hydrolase family 2 TIM barrel-domain containing protein, whose translation is MKKIFMTTMLLIAMISASAQTRQLFDFGWQFTHRSASPLGSSKNVTTQTVDLPHDWDIFEGPNSGKGATGTGGGWFEAGKGEYRKQFRLESEDIIDKLVKLHFDGVYQKAEVYVNGQHAGQHHYGYTPFTVDVTPYIYKDKRENEVVVKVDNSEQPNCRWYSGSGIYRHVWLETMPTLHIAENGVFVTTPEVSAGKAKVQVEVTLQNEGNNDRQGIVEVEGQQQEVSLKAGESKAVTFTYTINNPKLWSPESPYLYTAKVSLSTPLSAQRGAGGESVKFGIRTFSFDAENGFVLNGKKVLINGACVHHDDGVLGAMAFDDAEIRKVRQMKEAGFNLIRTSHNPTTRAFLDACDSLGMLVIDEAFDGWRTQKNPYDYSTVIDSCYREDIHAMVLRDRNHPSVISWSIGNEVIERKDIRVVYTARQMKKAIHELDTTRPVTEALCAWDRDWEIYDPHAEVLDVAGYNYMIFKHATDHERDPKRVIWQTESYPRDAFRNWSVANDFPYVVGDIVWTGLDYLGESGIGRNYYKGEREGESWIKGGQPEWHGAPCGDVDITGWRKPISHYREMLWNSVECRTESVEFATASNSFARGTAEANSTLYTLHSQLYMAVKEPNGYHGEIHTTMWSVWPTWESWTWPGWEGKPIEVEVNTKAPEVKLYLNDQLIGTKKVNRSTEFKAVFTVNYEPGTLRAVASDSSPLFGRGAGGEATLQTAGAPARLRLTPDRTVMTADGQSLTFVTVEVLDKQGTPVPEAAIPCEATVKGAGKLLAFASADLKDTEPYTSPRVKTWKGRALLVVRSTQKGGSVNVTIKSPLPTASLKLKSK
- a CDS encoding phosphatidate cytidylyltransferase; translation: MKNFIVRTITAVFFVAAIVTCFLDPKAMVLLFALVTGMTIWEFSGLVNETRKAVTINRFITTVAGVFLFFAMAGYNSGLAPSSVFIPYLVSIIYLMVAELYLKAEDPIHDWAYTMMSQLYIALPFSLLNVLAFRSDGTGICYTYLTPLCVFVFLWINDAGAYICGSLLGRHKLFPRISPGKSWEGSIGGAILVMAAAVLLWHITEQHGVNELGLSAVEWAGLGLVIVVFGTWGDLIESLFKRTIGIKDSGNILPGHGGMLDRFDSTLMAVPAAVVYLYTLQLF
- a CDS encoding helix-turn-helix domain-containing protein, which codes for MIFTAMPMFVCLFWSVMLTLDMLTEGRSRQRTCLLIFMLSASVLYFGHCVFFNHNTELIPVSDTLYCAANLSVYPLYYIYICELTTRKENLRTYWLFIVPAIVAGLSVGVLYSMMTKEESAMFINGYLYNNVRTSTTPLVGFQVFIHDTCKVLFALILVPILVNGLRRINRYEALLRATYADLEDKSLGMLHHMLIMFVAISLLSFVANIIGRAYFNETSWLISIPSMLFSMLLFTLGYAGYRQRFSMRDIESDEQMADEVVDESTNISELRTRIEQLMVQERLYLSPNLKIVDLVKQLNTNRNYIYRAINRGKGISFTEYVNGMRIDYAKNLIERNPEMTLAEVAMKSGFSSSTSFYRNFKSLTGMGPKDYLDSVKNKANRTIQNS